The following proteins are co-located in the Spirosoma montaniterrae genome:
- a CDS encoding outer membrane beta-barrel protein, with the protein MRFVQYAFIAFLSSSVSAFAQGSFEGGIKGGGTFTHGYTTIPAIPLSATASTPQLNNKSNGIGTGYLFGLWGRKNFDSFYLQVELSYSSFLLKQKTDLSITAEQAFVLAGQVRPSIIPAQTPTAVNIVSESTLRAVNVPILFGKKWADGKIRAFAGPNLLFTDKAIVNRETTASINSLSVSATTETNLKEPNPQNPAETALEVKPFTYAIEAGVGYTFLRRLDLDVRYALPIGGIYENTNITGYLGIATVALGIKLF; encoded by the coding sequence ATGCGATTTGTTCAGTACGCGTTCATCGCGTTTTTATCAAGTTCGGTTTCAGCGTTCGCGCAGGGTTCATTCGAAGGGGGCATCAAAGGCGGGGGTACGTTTACGCACGGTTACACAACTATTCCGGCCATTCCGCTGTCGGCTACGGCATCGACTCCGCAACTAAATAATAAAAGCAATGGCATAGGCACGGGCTATTTGTTCGGCCTGTGGGGCCGCAAAAACTTTGACTCGTTTTACCTTCAGGTCGAACTATCTTACAGTTCTTTCTTATTGAAGCAAAAAACCGACCTGTCTATTACAGCCGAGCAGGCGTTTGTGCTGGCAGGTCAGGTGCGTCCGTCGATTATTCCGGCCCAAACCCCAACGGCGGTGAATATTGTGTCGGAATCAACACTTCGGGCAGTGAACGTACCGATTCTGTTCGGCAAGAAATGGGCTGACGGCAAAATACGGGCATTTGCGGGGCCAAACCTGCTCTTCACAGATAAAGCCATAGTCAACCGCGAGACAACGGCCAGCATTAACAGCCTGTCGGTGTCGGCAACGACTGAAACGAATTTAAAGGAACCAAATCCGCAAAATCCAGCCGAAACCGCGCTGGAAGTAAAACCTTTCACCTATGCCATTGAAGCGGGTGTGGGCTATACGTTCCTGCGTCGGCTCGATCTCGATGTTCGCTATGCCCTGCCGATTGGCGGTATCTACGAGAATACCAACATCACGGGTTATTTAGGCATTGCCACCGTAGCGTTGGGCATAAAACTCTTTTGA
- a CDS encoding winged helix-turn-helix transcriptional regulator, with product MNEPKKTQSLTDNAHPALKKTLDIICGKWRLFIIYQLGTEPRRYGELRRMIPDVSEKVLIQELKALVDLGVVEKKSFKEVPPRVEYGLTPKAIEMLPALQNLTSIGEAFL from the coding sequence ATGAACGAACCCAAAAAAACTCAGTCATTGACAGACAACGCGCATCCGGCACTTAAAAAAACATTGGATATTATCTGTGGGAAGTGGCGCCTGTTTATTATTTATCAGCTTGGTACGGAGCCACGTCGGTATGGCGAACTGCGTCGGATGATTCCCGATGTTAGCGAGAAAGTGTTGATCCAGGAGCTAAAGGCTTTAGTGGATTTAGGCGTGGTCGAGAAGAAGTCCTTCAAAGAAGTACCGCCACGCGTTGAATACGGATTAACGCCCAAAGCCATTGAAATGCTGCCCGCATTGCAGAATCTGACCTCTATTGGTGAAGCTTTTCTATAG
- the miaA gene encoding tRNA (adenosine(37)-N6)-dimethylallyltransferase MiaA — protein sequence MKTLLVIAGPTAVGKTVSCIELAKQLRTDVVSADSRQLYRELTIGTAKPSLQEMDGVRHHFIDSHSITDPVNAGRYERECLALLNTLFYDKDVVILSGGTGLYINAVCFGLDDMPPVDPVLRQQLVQRWQQEGLESLQNELRRLDPAYAQTADLQNPVRVTRALEVCLETGKPYSSFRRQQPAERPFRSVFVALDRPRNELYARIDARVDAMLTAGLVEEVRSLYNYRHLPSLQTVGYQEVFPYIDNEYDYDEMVRLLKRNSRRYAKRQLTWFRNQGEYTWVKPDELMTIDYCAR from the coding sequence TTGAAAACACTGCTTGTTATAGCTGGGCCAACAGCCGTTGGTAAAACTGTGTCCTGCATCGAATTAGCTAAACAACTTCGAACAGATGTCGTTTCGGCTGACTCTCGGCAGCTCTACCGCGAATTAACTATCGGCACAGCTAAGCCATCGTTACAGGAAATGGATGGCGTCAGGCATCACTTCATCGATTCGCACAGTATTACAGACCCTGTCAATGCCGGACGATATGAACGCGAGTGCCTTGCGCTGCTTAATACGTTATTCTACGATAAAGACGTAGTTATATTATCAGGTGGCACGGGCCTATACATCAATGCCGTTTGTTTTGGCTTGGATGACATGCCCCCCGTTGACCCGGTTTTGCGACAGCAATTAGTTCAGCGTTGGCAGCAGGAAGGTTTGGAATCACTCCAAAACGAACTGCGTCGGTTAGACCCTGCCTACGCGCAAACGGCTGATCTGCAAAACCCAGTCCGGGTAACGCGGGCACTCGAAGTTTGTCTGGAAACCGGAAAGCCCTATTCGTCGTTTCGGCGTCAACAACCCGCCGAACGCCCATTTCGGTCCGTATTTGTGGCACTCGACCGCCCCCGCAACGAGTTGTATGCCCGCATCGACGCCCGAGTAGATGCCATGCTGACAGCCGGGTTGGTCGAGGAAGTGCGTTCACTGTACAACTATCGACATCTGCCATCTCTGCAAACGGTTGGCTATCAGGAAGTTTTTCCATACATAGATAACGAATACGACTACGACGAGATGGTACGACTGCTCAAACGCAACTCGCGCCGATATGCCAAACGCCAGCTAACCTGGTTTCGGAATCAGGGCGAATACACGTGGGTGAAGCCCGACGAACTAATGACTATCGACTATTGCGCCCGATAG
- a CDS encoding rhodanese-like domain-containing protein produces the protein MDITVQELKERLDKGEKLNLFDVREPNEYEADNIGATLIPLGDLPYRLDELDGLQEEEIIVHCRSGARSARAQQLLEENGFANVRNLTGGILAYRAQ, from the coding sequence ATGGACATCACTGTACAGGAATTGAAAGAGCGGCTCGATAAGGGCGAAAAACTGAATTTGTTCGACGTGCGCGAACCGAATGAATACGAAGCTGACAACATTGGGGCTACGCTCATTCCATTGGGCGATTTACCGTACCGGCTCGATGAACTCGACGGTTTGCAGGAAGAAGAAATTATTGTGCATTGCCGGTCGGGTGCCCGCAGCGCACGAGCGCAGCAACTGCTCGAAGAAAACGGCTTTGCCAACGTTCGGAACCTGACGGGTGGTATTCTTGCCTATCGGGCGCAATAG
- a CDS encoding T9SS type A sorting domain-containing protein, whose product MSIVLRVQTAARPILRWIGLYVVWLGLIPLGALGQTPQRLPFFDDFSTSAGRPGLDLPNPARWVPGSGVYINNSMGINQPTVGIASFDGLRANGLPYTQNNQLAQGYTDTLASQPINLAGLSVRDSIYLSFYWQSRGLGELPDPPVVDTLRAPGSTTATTPGSFTLIVRQPGDSLTVQFRDAAGNWQTVWFQVGGRVNNNFPQAFVRVSDSKYFHANFAFRFRSFGRESGPFDTWNVDYVYLNRGRSINDRFVKDVAARQAVSPFLKRYTAMPLAQYVVNPAAETADSVITDINNLEDGFNFTTFQFSVRDEVSGRSIQQDPVTPTTLIPSLSSQRKVARPVPVSGFGTATRAQLRYTFNVNTTTDQQNPPIPGVDLRQNDTISGVAVLDNYYAYDDGSWEYGLQVGPREQLAVRFILNKPDVMTGVRLAVVPFKTDQTGQAFVLNVYSNDRGRPGAVIHRKSFTTRYPPYRNAFTEFLFDRGIAVRDTFYVGYQQISTSDTTLFRIGFDKNSPFGNAIFYNGGTIWEQNAGRASQLNFQGALMLRPILGGTDAGPVTAIPEPEPLPVLRTYPNPSTGLIRWDDPDLTRLEVIHPNGRLLLVIEPTRGQHTADLSQLPDGLYVLRLSTNQQTAVQKLMIQH is encoded by the coding sequence ATGAGCATTGTTTTACGAGTACAGACTGCGGCCCGACCCATCCTTCGCTGGATTGGGCTGTACGTAGTTTGGTTAGGGTTGATTCCACTTGGTGCGCTGGGACAAACGCCCCAGCGTCTGCCTTTCTTCGATGACTTCTCGACCAGCGCGGGGCGACCCGGCTTAGACCTGCCGAACCCCGCTCGGTGGGTGCCGGGTAGTGGAGTATATATCAACAACTCGATGGGCATCAATCAGCCTACCGTCGGTATTGCCTCGTTCGATGGGCTGCGGGCCAACGGGTTGCCCTATACCCAAAATAACCAACTGGCGCAGGGATATACCGACACGCTTGCGTCGCAGCCGATTAATCTGGCTGGTCTGAGTGTCCGCGATTCGATCTATCTGAGCTTTTACTGGCAAAGCAGAGGTCTGGGCGAACTGCCCGACCCGCCGGTGGTTGATACGTTGCGGGCACCCGGCAGCACTACGGCTACAACCCCCGGCAGTTTTACGCTTATTGTGCGGCAACCCGGCGACTCGCTAACGGTGCAGTTTCGCGACGCAGCGGGCAACTGGCAAACGGTTTGGTTTCAGGTGGGCGGGCGCGTAAACAACAACTTTCCGCAGGCGTTTGTCCGGGTGAGCGATTCGAAATACTTCCACGCCAATTTCGCCTTTCGGTTTCGGAGTTTTGGCCGCGAGTCGGGGCCGTTCGATACCTGGAACGTCGATTACGTGTACCTGAACCGGGGCCGTAGCATAAACGACCGATTTGTGAAGGACGTTGCCGCCCGGCAGGCCGTAAGCCCCTTTTTGAAGCGATATACGGCCATGCCGCTGGCGCAGTACGTGGTAAACCCAGCCGCCGAAACCGCCGACTCGGTCATAACTGATATCAACAACCTTGAAGACGGTTTCAACTTCACCACGTTCCAGTTTTCGGTACGCGACGAGGTATCGGGCCGCAGCATTCAACAAGACCCCGTTACGCCCACAACCCTGATTCCATCGCTCAGTTCGCAGCGGAAAGTGGCCCGCCCGGTTCCGGTGTCTGGATTTGGTACGGCTACCCGCGCCCAACTTCGCTACACGTTTAACGTAAATACCACTACCGACCAGCAGAATCCACCCATTCCTGGCGTTGACTTGCGGCAGAACGATACGATTTCGGGCGTGGCTGTGCTGGACAATTATTATGCCTATGATGATGGCTCGTGGGAATATGGATTGCAAGTTGGCCCACGCGAGCAGTTGGCCGTGCGATTTATTCTCAACAAACCCGATGTTATGACCGGCGTTCGGCTGGCCGTTGTCCCGTTCAAAACCGACCAGACCGGGCAGGCATTTGTTCTGAACGTGTACAGCAATGACCGGGGGCGTCCGGGTGCCGTAATTCACCGAAAGTCGTTTACCACGCGCTACCCGCCGTATCGAAATGCATTCACCGAGTTTCTGTTCGACCGGGGTATCGCTGTGAGAGATACGTTTTACGTGGGTTATCAGCAGATTAGCACCAGCGACACAACACTGTTCCGGATTGGCTTCGACAAAAACAGCCCGTTTGGTAATGCCATTTTTTATAATGGCGGCACCATCTGGGAACAGAATGCGGGTAGGGCAAGCCAACTGAATTTTCAGGGTGCGCTGATGCTGCGGCCTATTCTGGGCGGTACCGACGCTGGCCCCGTTACGGCCATTCCCGAACCCGAACCGTTGCCCGTGCTGCGGACATATCCGAATCCATCCACCGGCTTGATCCGCTGGGACGACCCGGACCTGACGCGGCTGGAAGTAATTCACCCGAACGGTCGGTTATTGCTGGTCATAGAACCTACGCGCGGCCAACATACCGCCGACCTCAGCCAGTTGCCCGACGGGCTTTATGTACTTCGACTGTCAACGAATCAGCAAACAGCCGTACAGAAGCTAATGATTCAACATTAA
- a CDS encoding PASTA domain-containing protein, translated as MAKISTRSVSDLLIHIGIIVALLVALFLAFFFLYLPWTTNHGQTITVPDVTRLSLDEMRNTLDDRDLRYEVSDCTFVAGAQPLTVIQQYPQANAKVKEGRKIYVTITKRVAPMVPMPKLVDMIDRSAALMLKSVGLEEGERTYVPDVAKNSVLRQLYNGKEIAPGTPVPKGAKIDLEIGDGLGNMMFDIPDVIGKPLDEARLTIQGSNLKVGTIISVDDPEKEVGTVVRQRPEARSGERIRIGETMDLWVVGPVEPDLE; from the coding sequence ATGGCGAAAATCAGCACCCGCTCTGTTTCTGATTTGCTGATTCATATTGGCATTATTGTGGCCTTGCTGGTCGCGTTGTTTCTGGCGTTTTTCTTCCTGTATCTGCCCTGGACCACCAACCACGGCCAAACCATTACCGTACCTGACGTAACGCGGCTGAGCCTCGATGAGATGCGAAACACTTTAGACGACCGCGACCTGCGCTACGAGGTCAGCGATTGTACGTTTGTGGCCGGCGCACAGCCGCTAACCGTTATTCAGCAATACCCGCAGGCCAACGCCAAAGTGAAGGAAGGGCGCAAAATCTACGTGACCATCACTAAACGCGTGGCTCCGATGGTGCCCATGCCCAAACTTGTTGACATGATCGACCGCTCGGCGGCATTGATGCTCAAGTCGGTAGGGCTGGAAGAAGGCGAACGCACCTACGTACCCGACGTAGCGAAAAACTCGGTGTTGCGGCAACTGTATAACGGCAAAGAAATCGCTCCCGGAACCCCCGTTCCGAAGGGTGCGAAGATTGATCTTGAAATTGGCGACGGCCTCGGTAATATGATGTTCGACATTCCCGACGTTATAGGTAAGCCGCTCGACGAAGCCCGGCTCACCATTCAGGGATCGAACCTTAAAGTTGGCACGATTATCTCTGTCGATGATCCTGAGAAAGAAGTAGGCACGGTGGTTCGGCAACGCCCCGAAGCCCGCTCCGGCGAACGAATCCGCATTGGCGAAACAATGGATTTGTGGGTTGTGGGGCCGGTAGAGCCGGATCTGGAATAA
- a CDS encoding riboflavin synthase — protein MFTGIIETTGRVVGIIPEGTNLTFAIESSLTPELKVDQSVSHNGVCLTVTSVSNDVYTVTAVDETLKKTNLGGVVVGDRINLERCMPANGRFDGHIVQGHVDQTGVCTNVQDMNGSWLFDFQYDDIDADPANRNVTVEKGSVCINGVSLTVFNSESNSFRVTIIPYTYEYTTFRDLNVGDVVNLEFDIVGKYIKKMLGGYR, from the coding sequence ATGTTCACTGGAATTATAGAAACCACAGGCCGCGTCGTCGGCATTATTCCTGAAGGCACAAACCTGACCTTCGCCATCGAATCGTCGCTGACGCCTGAGCTGAAAGTTGATCAAAGCGTGAGTCATAACGGTGTTTGCCTGACCGTAACGAGCGTGTCAAACGATGTTTATACCGTTACGGCGGTCGATGAAACCCTGAAGAAGACTAACTTAGGCGGTGTTGTTGTAGGCGACCGGATCAACCTCGAACGTTGCATGCCCGCCAATGGTCGGTTCGATGGGCATATTGTGCAGGGCCACGTCGATCAGACCGGCGTTTGTACCAACGTGCAGGACATGAACGGAAGCTGGCTGTTCGATTTTCAGTACGACGACATAGATGCCGACCCCGCCAACCGCAACGTAACAGTAGAAAAAGGGTCGGTTTGTATCAATGGCGTCAGTTTAACCGTTTTTAATTCCGAATCGAATAGTTTCCGCGTCACCATAATTCCGTACACATACGAGTACACGACCTTCCGCGACCTCAACGTGGGCGACGTTGTCAACTTAGAATTCGATATTGTGGGCAAATACATCAAAAAAATGCTCGGCGGCTATCGTTGA
- a CDS encoding class I SAM-dependent DNA methyltransferase → MNVDEYEKMFRLEGRLWWYKILHERVAEALTTHFGTNRNVAILDLGCGTGGLLNYLHRQGYTHLRGLDGSADAVAFCHERGLAVSQLDLNQLTDFEPATNYDAIVCNDVFCYFDDPALTRLLSALAHRLKPGGLLISNNNAFNVFRGQHDLAVGSSRRFVVANFERLLPPAGLRIGRATYWSLALSPLILLMRQWQSLQLKMGWRTEANAQSDVYLPAPWLNETLYRIVKVEQKLLPRTPFGSSLFVVGSRGEGGKV, encoded by the coding sequence ATGAACGTTGACGAATACGAAAAAATGTTTCGGCTTGAGGGCCGGTTGTGGTGGTATAAAATTTTGCACGAGCGCGTAGCTGAAGCGTTGACTACTCATTTCGGAACTAACCGGAACGTAGCAATTCTCGATCTTGGCTGCGGCACGGGCGGCCTGCTCAACTACCTGCACCGGCAGGGATATACACATCTGCGCGGTCTCGACGGGTCGGCAGACGCCGTAGCGTTTTGCCACGAGCGGGGGCTGGCCGTTTCACAACTCGACCTGAACCAACTAACTGATTTTGAGCCTGCTACGAACTACGATGCCATCGTGTGCAACGATGTATTCTGCTATTTCGATGATCCGGCTCTGACCCGGCTCCTGTCGGCTTTGGCGCATCGGCTGAAGCCGGGTGGCCTGCTCATCAGCAATAATAATGCGTTCAATGTATTTCGGGGGCAGCACGATTTGGCCGTGGGTAGTAGCCGACGGTTTGTAGTAGCCAATTTTGAGCGACTTTTGCCCCCGGCGGGGTTACGCATCGGGAGGGCAACGTACTGGAGTCTGGCACTGTCGCCCCTGATTCTGTTGATGCGGCAGTGGCAAAGCCTGCAATTGAAAATGGGCTGGCGAACCGAAGCCAACGCGCAATCGGACGTATATTTGCCCGCGCCCTGGCTCAACGAAACACTCTACCGCATCGTTAAAGTCGAACAAAAACTTCTGCCCCGAACCCCCTTCGGCAGCTCGTTGTTTGTTGTAGGGAGCAGGGGGGAAGGTGGTAAGGTGTAA
- a CDS encoding glycosyltransferase family 2 protein has translation MLLSVVIPVYKSETTIGPLVERLQACLAAYSFEIVLVNDGSPDNSEAVCQAVAAQYTNVQFISLRRNFGEFNAVLCGLAHTNGQFTAIIDDDFQNPPEAILTLLETAEREQADVVYSRYAQKQHHWFRNLGSHLVNTLTTYSLGKPRDLYLSSFKLIRRDVVDEIIKYRGPYPYIDGLIFRVTRNVSSVLVPHNPRTEGKSNYTARKLVALFLNVFIGYSLWPIRGFTVFGAALFGFCLLFGLGWLIGWLAGVFVVRGWAVVGWAVLTATGLHLLFLGVLGEYLGKLFMAYSGLPPYIIKERKSERMKE, from the coding sequence ATGCTTCTTTCCGTAGTCATACCGGTTTATAAAAGCGAAACGACCATTGGGCCGCTGGTCGAACGGCTTCAGGCTTGTTTGGCTGCTTATTCGTTTGAAATTGTGCTCGTTAATGACGGCAGTCCCGACAATTCGGAGGCTGTTTGTCAGGCTGTTGCCGCCCAATATACCAATGTGCAGTTCATCTCGCTGCGCCGAAATTTCGGTGAATTTAACGCCGTGTTGTGTGGCCTGGCGCACACGAACGGACAGTTTACTGCGATTATTGACGACGATTTCCAGAACCCACCCGAAGCTATACTAACGTTGCTCGAAACGGCTGAACGCGAACAGGCCGACGTTGTTTATAGCCGATACGCGCAGAAACAACATCACTGGTTTCGCAACCTCGGTAGCCATTTGGTCAACACGCTCACAACTTATTCGCTTGGCAAACCGCGCGATCTGTATCTGTCGAGTTTTAAGCTGATTCGGCGTGACGTGGTCGATGAAATCATCAAGTACCGGGGTCCTTATCCATATATCGACGGGCTGATTTTTCGCGTAACGCGCAACGTTAGCAGCGTCCTTGTACCGCACAATCCCCGCACGGAAGGCAAGTCGAACTACACGGCCCGCAAGCTTGTAGCCCTGTTTCTTAACGTATTCATTGGCTATTCGCTCTGGCCTATTCGCGGTTTCACGGTCTTTGGAGCCGCGCTGTTTGGCTTTTGTCTGCTGTTCGGGCTGGGCTGGCTCATTGGCTGGCTGGCGGGCGTGTTCGTTGTGCGCGGCTGGGCGGTGGTAGGCTGGGCGGTACTGACTGCTACGGGCCTGCACCTGCTGTTTCTGGGCGTGTTGGGCGAATACCTCGGCAAATTATTTATGGCCTACAGCGGGCTACCTCCTTATATAATTAAAGAGCGAAAGAGTGAACGAATGAAAGAGTGA
- a CDS encoding DegT/DnrJ/EryC1/StrS family aminotransferase: protein MISFLNLREVNKPHQQAIQETTARVLESGWYILGKEVSAFEKQFAAYCGVGHCIGVANGLEALTLVLKAWAFPAGSEVIVASNAYIASVLSITQSGLNPVFVEPDPQTYLLDPANVEAALTPQTRAILPVHLYGRCCEMEPIRAIAQAHALLVLDDAAQAHGATYKSNRVGGLADATGWSFYPSKNLGALGDAGAITTNNDELAERLRALRNYGSGQKYVNDYIGYNSRLDELQAAILSAKLPHLDAENNRRRALARLYLNGIRHPDISLPPADQIEQDAWHLFVIRHPRRDQLRAYLHEHGIGTDVHYPIPPHQQRAYAQFASLSLPISEQLHREVVSLPLNPTLTDAEAEFIIETINASFRSHTGL, encoded by the coding sequence ATGATTTCATTCCTGAATCTGCGGGAAGTCAATAAGCCACATCAACAGGCAATTCAGGAGACCACAGCACGTGTGCTCGAATCGGGGTGGTATATTCTGGGTAAGGAAGTCAGCGCATTCGAGAAACAGTTTGCTGCCTATTGCGGGGTTGGCCATTGTATTGGCGTTGCCAACGGTCTGGAGGCTCTTACGCTGGTGCTGAAAGCGTGGGCATTTCCGGCAGGGAGCGAGGTCATTGTGGCGTCTAATGCCTACATCGCTTCGGTGTTGAGCATTACGCAGTCCGGGTTGAATCCTGTGTTTGTTGAGCCTGACCCGCAAACCTACCTGCTCGACCCCGCGAACGTTGAAGCCGCTCTGACACCGCAAACCCGCGCTATTTTGCCGGTACATCTGTATGGCCGATGCTGCGAGATGGAGCCAATTCGGGCCATTGCTCAGGCACATGCATTGCTGGTACTCGACGATGCCGCTCAGGCGCACGGTGCTACGTATAAGAGTAACCGCGTTGGCGGGCTGGCCGATGCCACAGGCTGGAGTTTTTACCCCAGTAAAAATCTCGGCGCACTGGGCGATGCTGGTGCCATTACCACCAATAACGACGAACTGGCCGAACGACTTCGGGCGTTGCGTAACTATGGTTCGGGGCAGAAGTACGTCAATGATTACATTGGCTACAACAGCCGTTTAGACGAATTACAGGCTGCCATTTTATCGGCCAAACTGCCTCATTTAGATGCCGAAAATAACCGGCGTCGGGCGTTGGCGCGGCTTTACCTAAACGGCATTCGTCACCCCGACATCAGTTTGCCCCCGGCAGACCAGATTGAACAGGACGCCTGGCATTTGTTCGTGATCCGGCACCCCCGGCGCGACCAGCTACGGGCCTACCTGCACGAGCACGGTATTGGTACTGACGTGCATTACCCCATTCCGCCCCATCAACAACGGGCGTATGCGCAATTTGCCAGCCTGTCGCTTCCCATATCAGAACAACTGCACCGCGAAGTGGTGAGTCTGCCACTCAACCCAACCCTGACCGATGCAGAAGCAGAATTTATCATAGAAACAATTAATGCTTCTTTCCGTAGTCATACCGGTTTATAA
- a CDS encoding sugar 3,4-ketoisomerase, with protein sequence MARLYELKTFSSDNGNLTVLENILPGTIQRVFYIYQAGQKARAGHRHHHTYNALICVSGSCRIYCHNGKEETTYHLTNPRQCLLLEPEDWHVMDEFTDNAILLVVSNQLYDKDDYIHEPYPNCRYALSESLIEA encoded by the coding sequence ATGGCACGACTTTACGAGCTAAAAACATTTTCTTCAGACAATGGAAATCTTACCGTACTGGAGAATATATTACCCGGAACGATCCAGCGCGTATTTTACATATATCAGGCTGGGCAGAAAGCCAGAGCAGGCCATCGACATCATCATACCTATAACGCCCTCATTTGTGTTAGCGGTAGCTGTCGCATTTATTGCCATAATGGAAAAGAGGAAACTACGTATCATCTGACCAACCCCCGGCAGTGCCTGCTACTCGAACCCGAAGACTGGCACGTGATGGATGAATTTACCGATAATGCCATTCTGCTGGTTGTGTCGAATCAGTTGTACGATAAAGACGATTATATCCACGAACCTTATCCGAACTGTCGCTACGCGCTTTCCGAGTCATTGATTGAAGCATGA
- a CDS encoding DUF1684 domain-containing protein produces the protein MFKNKVLLLSLLAVFCAVLYVTFFSETDTNTVSVDPQQYRQEVETSRAKKDAFFKTGADSPLTDKSKFTGLLYFPPDPAYRVLARLEPFADKTQKLVVRMTDGSEEVYEKFAHAVFSLNGEACRLLIVKLGGTYSILFRDATSGKETYGGGRYLELNPDQLTDSGALLDFNTAYNPYCAYNHTYACPLPPAENTLKIAVKAGERYVDK, from the coding sequence ATGTTCAAAAACAAAGTACTATTACTCAGTTTGCTGGCTGTGTTTTGCGCGGTTCTGTACGTCACGTTTTTCAGCGAAACTGACACGAATACCGTATCAGTAGACCCGCAGCAGTATCGGCAGGAAGTTGAAACGAGCCGGGCTAAAAAGGATGCCTTTTTCAAGACTGGTGCCGACTCACCCCTTACCGATAAAAGCAAGTTTACCGGCCTGCTGTATTTTCCGCCCGATCCGGCTTATCGGGTGCTTGCCCGGCTCGAACCCTTTGCCGACAAAACCCAGAAACTCGTTGTACGCATGACCGACGGCAGCGAAGAAGTATATGAGAAATTCGCCCATGCGGTATTTAGCCTCAATGGCGAGGCCTGCCGTTTATTGATCGTTAAGTTAGGCGGCACCTACTCCATTCTGTTTCGCGATGCTACATCGGGTAAGGAGACTTACGGAGGGGGTCGCTACCTCGAACTCAATCCTGATCAACTTACCGATAGCGGTGCCCTGCTCGACTTCAACACAGCTTACAATCCGTATTGCGCCTACAATCACACGTATGCCTGCCCGCTTCCCCCCGCCGAAAATACGCTTAAGATTGCCGTAAAAGCCGGCGAACGATATGTTGATAAGTGA